The nucleotide sequence TTAGTGTATTTTAGTGATTGACCTCTAGATAATATTTGATCTTTCTATGATATTTAATCTTTATATAGTATTTAATGTTTCTATAATAGATTAACTTTTGACCACTAATTTTTGTCTGGAGTTAGTCTGTTTtaatgtttgattttgttttctatttaatctttatttaatattaaacatttgTATAATAAATGTGGAAAAGTTTTCCCACCAATTCTTGTCTGGAGATagtgtattttaatgtttgatcTTTATATAATGTTTGAGCTTTGTATAATATTTAATGTGTCTATAATAAATAGATAAACTCTCTACCACTAATTTGTGTCTGGagttaatgtatttaaatatttgatctTTATGTGACATTCAATCTCTACGTAACCTTTACTGTTCCTATAATAAACATGTCaactttccccctccccagtgtCTGCGttcatctcttttcctctctgagaCTTCCCCGTGCTCTGAGAGTTTCCACCTTTTCCCCATTGTCTCCATCACGGCGTTTGTTGCTCCCGGCAAAAAGCCGACCCCGAATTTAAGCTCCTCTTGCTTTCCGGTTGTACTGAAACTACCCAGGGGACAACACACACCAACACAACCTTAATCCATTTCCCTCAGATCCACACAACCTATTTGCGCACCGGGAATTCCACACTGAGTACCGAGGGCACAACAGCACAGAGAGAGCTgtcaggggctggggacagccttGGAACCGGTGATGTgcaccagccctgcctgtgaCCTTGTGTGAGCAGCTCGACTTGCTGCTCGCCCTGGGGAAACTGCTCCTGGCTCCGGGTCTGTCACCCCTCACTGCGGGGTCCCCACCAGCCGCGGCTCCGGGGGCTTCGCTCTCGTGCTCCAGAGCAGAGGACAAACCCCACACCGCAAGGAGAACACAACAACTCCTGAAGCAGCCGAGCGAACGTCCCTGTTCAGCTCTGCTGACAGCGTCTCGTTCTCCAGAGCTACAGCCTCACGCGTGACCCCACACGAGGCGGCTCCGCGTTGGGGCTGCGGGTGCAACACCCGCCAGAGGCTCCGCAGGGACGGCCCTGCCCGAGCGGAGCCACGAGCCCGCTGCACAGGAAAGGGGAACAGAGCAGGACAGCGCAGAAGGGTTTGCACGGGCTCCTGCCTTTCCAAAACACCGTGAGTTCTGAGCAGGGAGAGCCCGGACAACACCAGCCCAGGAGCTGAAAGCGCAGAGCGTTGGCACCCGTGGGGTCACCTGCTGCACTGACGGGTGTTTAAGGTCACCCTGGGAAGCAGCCTCATGTTTCCACTCAGATGCGCAATTGCTCTGACCATAGAAAGcgggaaaaaaagagcacaaacactgaaaaatgagcCAGGGTGTTTAACCACCATTCACATTTCTGGGGAAGGAACCCCCCTCTGTGCGGGAAGAACACGTTCTTGATTTCAGTTGCCTATTCTTTAAAACCTTTAGTAGAATAGTGaccccctggtttcccagcgctgaaataaaagcaccgcatataactatgTCCGTGGTTATGTGTTTCGTTTGCTAACATTCTTGGCGACCACGCAGGGACCTCGTGGGCACCGCTGAGTGGATCGCGTCTCCATCCTGCTCCGGCCAGCACCCCGGTATTCTTGGGGTGCGCATCGGACGCGACCGACCCTCCGCTGCTCTCGACGGACCTGTGattggtaagaaggtgcttttatTATTTGGGTCCTGGGTTTTAGGTAGctaatatttggtttggtttggtagcctgccggtcagacgcggcgaaagccacgctgggttgggcagggagctcccgagGTACAGCCGAGGCGCCGTccgtcagacagagggaaacctctgcagggTCGGCATTcggtttggtttgtgtattcgtttggtttggtttgtgtatttgttttggtttggtttgtgtatttgttttggtttggtttggttttgttatagTCAAATATGACTCCGGAAATTGAGAATAACTTCTATTAAAGCCAAATGATCAGAGCAGCGCCGGGCGGCCGGGTAGTCACTGCTCCACCCGAGGCACGGGAACTGGTTACAGAAGAAACAGTGTTTATATACGTCTGTAAGTACACACCCCGATCTTCTTCCTGATTGGTTAGCTGGGTTGCTATGCTGTCCTCGCACAGCAAAGcacatccccctccccatgAGCACACCACATCTTTCCCGCCAAAACTTGCAACATTTTCCCGCCAAAACTCGCAACAACAGAATGTGACGAACTATGGCAGTTTAACAGCTACATAACTCAGCAAATCGTTAACCACTAACATATTCCTGGTTTGATTAGCAAATTTACTTTAGTTATGCAATTTATAACAGTTTGGTTTGTGTAATAAAGaattctaagagttagagatgtttgttcattaacactTGTTAATAGGAAACGcttcttaaaagaaaacctaGAGCAATAGCAGTGGTCCATGTAAAGGGACACCAGAAAGGCCTGAATCCCATTATTAGGGGAAATAACCTTGCAGatgaagaagcaaaaagggCGGCCTTATTAAATCCTAATTAagattaataaataattaatactTAATTAATAAATCTTAATTCTGTGTTAGCTGTATTGCAGCTGGTGTTGTTCTGTGGATAGACTGATTTGGATGGAAAACTAATGCaagggattgatgcttaatatgctgtttattgacacCTGTAAGAAATTACCaaaggtaggagctgagggacgtaactattgctcagcCAACTGcaattgcatataaagtttatagtGGCAGGAATGAAATgaaggggccagaggagcccaaGCCTGTGCCCGGCAGCTCCCCCTGGATCAGCTGCGGCGGGAAGAGCAGAAGTAAATACGGTTATTAAAGGACGGTGAGTCCAATTACAACACCCCTATGTTGCCTGTCCGCAAGCCAGATGGGTCATGTTGGGCGGTTCAGGACTTAGGAGCTATAAACAAAATAGCTGAGGACCTCTGCCCAGTGGTAGCAGACCCATACACCCTTCTGAGAGTATTAACACCTCATTTGACTTGGTTTATCGTTtcagatttaaaagatgctttcttttgcctccctctccatgaagcCAGCCAGACAATACGTGCATTTGAGTGAGAgaaccctaaaaataaatgtaaaacccGGCTCCCATGGACGGTGTTGCCACAAAGATTCACAAATAGCCtgacaatatttggaaatcagcttgctaAAGGTTTTGAATCCTGGGAAGCCCCGTCTGATGAGggacagatgctacaatatgtggatgacattttaatcGCTACTTGAACCAAGGAGACGtgcgtgacctggaccccatggacCAGAAACAGCTGCAATGGAATAAGGAAGCCACACGAGCCTTTGAAGAACTTAAAAAGGCTTCGATGTCAGTGCCTGCTGCCATTTCTCCTATTCTTTCTCGAGAAGCAGCGAATAGCCTTGGGTGTATtggcacaggatcttggcccATGTCGACGAGCAGTGGCCTGTTTCTCCGAACAGTTAGACCCAACTGCAAAGGGGTGGCCTGGATGCGAAGGCCAAGAGCTGGGATACGATCAAAAGTGTCCACGCTATCGGCAGAAATAGGAACAGCGGGGACACGGCCCGTGCTGCCGGGAAGATGAGGAACTCGGCTGCCGGCTGCAGCCTGGTCggccagagaggcagagggtgCCGAAACCTGGACCTGATCCTCTTGCTAGGGGCGGTGACTTATTGTTCCCACCTTAGCCTGGCCAGTCCCTGTACCAAGTGCTACGAGTGTGTGAGAACAGGGAGACTAACCCAATGTGTTCTAAATTATCACGCTCATATTAATTCTGGAGGTTATGGTAGAACGGAATTGGAGAAGTGTGAAATCCAAGGGCAGAAATTAACCAAGGGTAGCAAGTAACCCAGGGAAAGGTGGACTCGGTGTgggctctgtctcctgccctggGGGAGCACAGAGTGTCTGTTTTACACAAGCTGGTATGGGGGGCTGTTCAGATGGAGGGGAGGGCAAGGTCAGTATAAGGAGGAGCTAGTTAAGAGTGCActcaggaattaaaaagaaagcaagagcaacAGAAATTGGTACAGACAAGCAGTGATTGGTgtgaagaaataaggcaaaaggacaagggattacaattaccaacagtagggaaaaacctgtttatagatcttatggaaaagatagcccgggaattaaatgtcacctggtgctggatatgtggggggtctcaaatgactgaACACGTTGGACGAACCCCTTGTAAGTTCGTGTTGCGGgcaaattcatcaaatacctctattcCTCCCACTTGGTGGCCAGGTCCACCTCatggatattggtctcgaaatTGTAGCCCGGTGGAAGAAAATGGGGTTCAGGACagtatgtgcatttctgggtttactgttcATGCCATGTATGATCCcgtgctttattcggttaatgCATTCAGTAGTCCAAGGCGTGCAAATCTCAGCCATGCCTATAGAtcctgaaatggcaacaaaaggaaCGGGGTATAAATTAATGATTGTAAAAGATAACACCAAACCGGACCTAGCCGCCGCTAGGCAGTGCTGGCTAACTTTGAAGCCAAAGCACGAATCGATGGGATAAAAAGGGGGAATAATTGAAATAAACAACTTAAggtttttctatggataaacaacgtttaatccaattccttaactgtattccttaaacacgtgttcactAGAGCacaagcaaaacagcgctgggtgcgcgggggattcgctccccaacacgcacaccttgaACAATGAGCAGtgtgctgaaatacagaaaggtgTCACATAGATAAGGTGTCTCCTCaaggctgcagctggtgctgtgaaacttcttatctcggcattcgatggggttctgttttttcttaataccaTTGGtcacatacagctctaaactagatattcaTTATGTGGCTTAAAGTtcgttagtaggcccttattatgtgGTTGGTTAAGCCTTAACATGTGAGTTCCCTCTaccaatataacttcataaacaagtttcGTAGCTATTTACACAGAACTCaagcaccttttcctttttccaggttcagagcccgtgcctcatttggttatatctgtaaacattgaACATCTcggcacgaatcacaactgcatttctcacaacCACAATTCTCATTTCTGGGGACGGAACCCCCCTTTGCGCGGGAAGAACGTGTTCTTGATTTCATTGCCTACTCTTTAAAACCTTTAGTAGAACAGTGAATATATTGAACCGCAAAGTGAAAACATCACTGTAAATGACAAGAACTTcgtttttcctttcccagttaTTCTTGGACTTTGCAGTTTTGCGTTATCTGTGTTATCCTGTTGGGTGTTTCTTCCTAAGGAGAACATTACACAGCTTTGCGAGGTTCCTCCTCACGGAAGGCAGCAGCCCCAGACAAAcctctatatatacacacacacatatatatctcTGTGTGTCTGAACCCTCTGCTGTTCAGGCGCTTTGTCCGGCTGAGCAAGGGCTTGGGCTGCGGGCGGGCTGAGGGCGGGGCAAGGGGGCGCGCGCGGGAGCGGCGGCGAGCTGCGATTGggcggctgcgggcggcacgtgCTGCCGCGAGGCCGCGTCCGGTCGCCGCGGTGCCGCCGGAGCCGTTGCCGCCGTTGCCGTCGGGGCGAGCGGTCGGTGCGAGAGAGAGAGAGCGGGAGTGCGGGGCTGGCGGAGCcggcagcagccctgcctgcggACGCGGACACGGCGCCATGTGCGGGATCAGCTGCGGGCCCTGCTGCGGACGGGTAGGAGCgagccgggccccgccgcccgccctcccccggggctgcgggggacacggggccggGGGGTGGCAGCTCCGAGTGCCGAGAGAAGGGTGTTGGTGACTGCTGCCGAGGGACAAGTGAGGGGACGGGAGGAAACGGCACCAGCTGTGCCGGGGCAGGCTCGGGTTGGCTGTTGGCAACAATTCCTCACAGAAATGGTTAttaaacactggcccaggctgcccaggacagcggtggagtcaccatccctggagggtttgagaggcacagagatgaggttctgagggacacggggcagtgccaggggtgggttaacggctgcactcgatgatctctgccaaccaaaatgattctatgattgtcacagaggcaccccgaggGGAGTTTAGGGGActacagggtccaaaacaactggTGTTAAACTGGTgggaaacagggttttagcactccaaaagtgacttaaatacaggttgggatatcagttgaggaaaattgtTAAGGGGCAGCATCATCACCCagaacaatgccggagccgtctctgagtccgggaggagcacacacttgcctgaacacggtgtggggttattttaaagggatacacgtactcgtattgagtacggaaagtgtacactcgcgattgtgcgagggtaaatttataatacactcgcaatcctgagaggagaaatacacgtgcaaaCGTGCACGcaaagttacacgtgcttatgtggaagcttgggaggaaaatacaccttcGATTATGTGAGGATTAACTTTAcactgtgggtgcccctgaagcctccaaacatcccccacactggctgcgggcgcccagcggctcctgGCGCCTCGgcgctcccttctcctaacggccctggccaggggctctggggccaaacaaaagcagctgttggcctcaaacagcagagagagagggagatgtgtctactccttccatactgaaggagaggggggagagaTGGGAGTTGACATCCTTCAACAATGATCCTATCATTCAATCTATCTTTTGCATTGTAATAGTGCCTAAAGTTCAGGTTTCATGTGATCTTGTCCTGGTACTTTTGCAAGGACATTAAAAGTAAATGTGTTGCTATCTGCAATTCAAAACTGCCTTTCCGTTGTTTTCTAACAGGCTCGGAGCTTCCCCTTTCGGAACCTGTGTGTTTGGAGATGTTGGAGGAGACCAAGGAGGAGGACACCCAGGAGGAAGAGACATGAGGAAGATGTGGAGTCTCTGCACAGCCTTGAGGAGACTGTGCCCAAGGCAACCAAGGAAGATGTGGAGACTACAGAGCACATTGAGGAGACTCCAGAGCGCGTTGAGGAGACTGTAAGCAAGGCCAGAGAGGAAGATGCGGAGACTCCAGCGTGCATTGAGGAGAGTCCAGAGCACACTGAGCAGACTGTCAGCAAGACCAGAGAGGAAGACACGGAGACTGCAAGCAAGGTATCAGACGAAGATGCAGAGACTCCAGAGCGCATTGAGAACTGTCTACACAAGGCAACAGAGGAAGACACCAAGGCTGCAGAGTGCATAGAGGAGACTCCAGGCAAGCCAGCTGAAGAAGACatggagactccacagagcCTGGAAGACAATGTGAGGAACCAACCTGGGGAAGATGTGGAGGTTCCACAGAGCGTTCAAGAGGCAAGTCACTGGTGTACAGACCGTTGTATCTGACTAGGGGATATTTTAGAGATAAAggagtaaaaacaaacagaaaagcaacccccaaaaaccccaaactccaTCTTCGCCAAATCAGGATTTGTTTGCACTGTCCTCAAATCCTTTCTAATTGAGTTGTTGCTGTGCTTAAGGCTGTGGTAGTTAGTAAAGCCCTGAAACTTTAAATATTCCAGTGGTAGGTATGATGATAAAAGATTATGTGGTTGCAGGGGGACCAgtatatgtatttctaaagtTAATTGTTATGTCTATTCTCAATTCTCTAGTGCTTTGCTCCTCAGCATGTATCAGCATGTTAATACAGCGGCTGTTAGTGCTGGGGTTCAGGAGATCTGCACTCTCTGGTTtaattcttacctctttcattggCTTGTGCAGTAATTTGTGCactcagctcctctctgctttcagttAAAAGTCCAAAAATCCCCAGGTAACTAAAGGCAGCTAAAACGTGGCAACTTAAGTGAGTGTTGTTGAGGTGTTGTGAGATCCCAGTGTTGGTATgctggtgtctgcagcctgcgcTTGTGCAGGGACCGTGTTCCTTTCTCTCTGACCTGtttctctttgccctttcctgTCAGAGCACAACTGAGGATGGAGCTGAAGACGCACAAGAAGGAGCTGTTGACTGTGACACCCTGAGAAGAGCGCAGATCCAGCAGACTGACGGTGAAGGAGCAAGATGGCTCGGGGTAAGTGAAGCTGGCGTGGTGGCCAAGTCCCCAGCTGATTAAAGTGTCCTCACTTCATTGCAATCAGTGCAGCTGTGGCAGTCTGAGCCAGAGGGTCAGGAGGTGGGTAGAACTTTCATGTTGTGTTGCAatgtttctacattttcttcagGATCAAAGGCCATAATATAAGAACTTGCTTTGGTGTAGTGTCCAGGTTGGTAGTATAAAGACTTTGAGTGGCAGATTTCCCACCTCTGCTGCCTGTTTTGTACCAGGAGAAATATTAGAAAGTATTTTTGACCTGCGGTACATTTCCCAGCTGATGGTTTTGTGCAGGAGGTGGGGAGCATTTTGAGCATGTCTGTGTTCCACAAAGacacttcagaaaagcagaattttctccCGTTCCAGGGGTGTTGTTCCTCGTTCGTAGAAGGAGTTTCCAGGTCTTGGTCATATTCTCAAGGGAAGAGTTCTTAGTGGTGCTGCATTTGTAGAGTGATTTGGAAggttttcagctgaaaagcGTTGGCTGGTAAATTATTGGATGTGTCTGAGAGAAATGCAGCTCTAACTGAAAATATCATAGAACCCGTGTTGAAAGGAATACAacagtttttcttattttgagtGAGCTGGGCTTCATTACCAATTCCTTTAAGTACTGAGAAGTTTGAAATCTTGCTTAGTAACTTCTTGTAGAGGTACCAGTAGGTGAAGGAACTGAGATCTTTCATGCTTCAGGAAGTCCAATAAACCTTTCTGAAACTTCTTGATGCTAAGAAAGTATCCGGGGTTTTTGAATGGTTGGCCCTGTTATGAGAGAATGGTCAGTTTAAAAGCCAACCATGAGATTACAGCTTAAGCCCTGGAAACACTTGCCTGTTTAAATAAGAAATGTCTTTATTGTCCTCCAGTATTTGATACAGCATTTGGTGTTTGGAGAGCCCAAACTGACAAAATTGTTTGGTAACTAGAGATGGACTGTTCCTGTGAAAAGGTGGAATGGAATCTGTGTTTCATTGTGCAAGCTGTGTCGGGGCTCTGGCTTCTGTCTGATTATGTGCTTTGtctttgtttccactttgtAGGCTGAAGGAGACCAGTTACCTGCAGAACACGCTGTCAGCCCGGACGAGACGTGCAAAAGCAGGGCCCTGAAAGCTGCAACTTTGGAAAAGCTGGTGGAGACGCTTCCAATGGCGTTTGCGGATAATGACTTTACATACATCAACACCTTCCTCTCCACGTACAGGGCCTTTGCTTCCACCAGCACAgtcctggagctgctcctggacAGGTAAGAGCCGGGACAGAATGGAAACTGAGCCATCATTTATTATACACGACAGGGGGATGTTGACAGGAATTTCGTCCCCTACTTTTAGTGGACATGGAGTTAATAACCTGATGGACAGAGGTCGAGAATCCTGCCAAATTCGGGATTTCAGCATAAACAGACCATGTGCAAATGCACGCTGCCCACACCCCAGCTCTCATTAAAGCTGAAGCGCCAGGCGGGGAAAGCGTGCGTGGTCTGACCGGTAGGGAACCAAAATGTTCTCACTCAGATGCACCATGAACTCCTCGTCACCCGTACGTAAGGAGGTGCAAGGTGTGGTTTGAAAGGAGCTGTTCCAGCTGCCGCCAGGGCTCTCCCCGCAGGTCTCTGgaggctcagtgtccccagctgaGCTCCCTATGGCTGTGGCTGCGCCGCTCCTGTCAGAGGGACCACGGGTCTGCCTGGTTTAGTCTGGGTTTGCTTTGCAGTGCACGGGGACACGTGCAAACCCTTCATCTCTCCTCAGCTTCCCCGGCCACGGTGGAATTGTCCAGCATGAAGCCCTTGTCTTCATGCCAGTTGTATATGAATATGCcaatatgtgtgtgtttatgccAGTTGTATATGGATTACGCTATTTgggattttgcttttgctcagtAGAGGTTCCTCTAAACAGCCATCTCATTTTTCCAGATACGGAAACCTGGAGATCTCGGGCTCAGAAGAGCGTGGAAGCCAGAATTCCCCCGGATCCAGCACAGTGCTCAGGACGTAAGTTTGGTTTTGCAGCGCCCAGCGAGCCCCAGTCAGGGTTCGGTGCTGGAGCGGGACGTGGGCAGCACAGCTGTTGTTTCCTTTGACAATTCACAGCCTGTTTGCTTCAAGGAGCTTGTGTAAAGGCCGAGTATCAGCTGTCTCATAACACATCCAGTAACAGAAGCCAGAGAAAATCTTTAATTAATTTGAATGATTGTGCTGGTTTCTCAAGGTGTAATTGAGGAACCAGCCTTTAGTTTCCTATGAAGTATTATCTTAATAATATTTCTTGCATAAAACGAACAAATTAAACTCTCTGCTCGCAGAAGTGTCCATGCTGCCTTCACGTGGGGGATGAATGTCTCAGTGTTCCTGTTGTTGTCTTAGGTACAGATCCATGCCATTGCATCAATAGCTGCTGCATACAGCCCATGTGCTCTCTCTGAATTTGCTCACAGTGCGATCGCATCGATTTTACAAGCCTGGCTCGACCAATGTGCCGAGGATTTCCAAGAGCCGCCCGACCACGTGTGTCTGCTGAAGGTGCTGAGTTACCTGAAGAAGAACATGCCCGGCTCTGACCCGGAGAAGAGGGCGCAGAACCTCCTGGAGCAGTTCCAGAAAGAAGAACTGGAGAATGATGGTAAAGTACCTTTCTCTGCTGTCTGGGTGTTCTCCCAGCATCAAGCCTGACACGTCCCCTTATCCAGGGCACAAAGCTTCCTGTGCCGTGAGCCGAAAAGTCTCTTTGCCAATTTAGTCTTCTAGTCCTCTTTCTCACTAAAATGTGCAGCGCAGTGAGGCCGTTAGACCAGGCAGGTCCCTTTGCATGTTCTGCTATTAGATGTAGTGATTTTTCAACTATCTGCTTTGattaattgttttctgtatAAATTCACTGACTCGTGTTTCCCACGCTGGCCAGACGCGTTCCACAGCCTTTCTCCCTGCAACctggatgaggaagaggaactGGAGATCAGCGGTGCACAGGAATTCTCATTGTTCCAAGAAGAGCTGGTGGCAGAGCAGCTGACGTACATGGACGCGGTATGTCGATCATACGTGTTACCTGAAATGCTCGGGGAAATAGTTCTGGGCTTCTAATTgtgtgtttgtctgtttgttttttaacttatATCAATGTCAGTCTGGTGTTCAAGAACCGCTCTGTTGCTGGGACacagagcacagctctgcttggtTATCCAAACTCGCTTCATTGATTGGgcttttccttcagttcttcTGAAGGTGTTTGTCTTTTATTTACAGTGTGAATGTAGACTGTGTAGCCTCTTTTGCAAAGTTTAATATTTGACCCCTGAGAAATAGCGTATTTTGACTGTATTTCAGGCTACCTCACCTGAAGGTGTAGAAGTACTTTTAACTGTAGTGCTCCaatttggtttatttgtatcaatctctttgaaaaatatcattatatggaATCTTTTCCCGTTGATAATGTAAGTGATAGAAAGGTGTCTCTTATTTTCCCAGGACTGTTTAGCGGGCAGTTCTTTTAGGGCATCAGGCCTAAAGAGTTATAGCCAAGTGTATATTTTAAACTAAGAGAAAACcaatatttcccttttaaaaccATATTAGTTTCAGATGCAGTTTGCACTGTAAACATGCATGTCTTGCTGTGGGCAATAGCGATCCAGGCTGACTTGGACACCTCTGTTTCCCTCTAGACACTCTTCAAGAACGTTGTGCCCCACcactgcctgggctgcatctggTCCCGCAGGGACAAGCAAGAGAACAAACACCTGGCACAGAGCATCAGAGCCACCATCTCGCAGTTCAACGCCGTCACCAACTGCGTGGTCAGCACCGTCCTCGACAGCAGAGAATTAAAGACACGGCAACGAGTGAAGACCTTGGAGAAGTGGATCCGTATCGCACGTGTAAAGCGTTTATTGACGACTGTTTAACGTTCCTTGTGCGGGTGCCgtggagctgggagggggcaggggggtTGTTGGGGAGTGATATTTTGGATGCTCAGTATTTTTGGAGCTGCCCGCTTAGCAGGGAGAATGTGCAGCGAGCAGGACACGGGGCAGACAGAAGAGCACTGACTGTTGGTGGTGCTGACGTGTAACGCTCCTGTGTTTCTAACCGCTCCTTTCACAGCAATGTAGGATCCTGAACAACTTTTCGTCTTTGAAGGCCATTGTTTCCGCACTGCAGTCCACCTCCGTTTATCGCCTGAAGAAGACCTGGGCCTGCGTTCCAAAGTAAGGCTGTGCAGTGTGTCACTGGatgtgttttcctgcttttataTTTATGTGCCCAACCGTTAACGattcttgagaaaaaaatagtaccCTGATCTGATTCAGAGTGCTTACAAACAGCTTAAATGATTCAACCTTTTCCTGTACAGGGACACAATGCTGATGTTCGAAGAGCTCTCAGAAATCTTCTCCGACTCTGACAACTTTGCGAcgagcagggagctgctgatGAAGGTGGGAATGAGCTTGAGTCGCCAGGCTGGTGATCTCGCCCAAAGCCGAGCTCAGCCCTGTTCCTAACCAATGAACTCCCGTATGCGGTGCTTTGGGGAAGACGGGTCTGTAAATCCCGGCTTTTCTGCTGGGGCGAGAGGTGCCGCACAGCGAGATTTGACGCAGATGAGTTACGAATGAGCACTTGGGCTTTATACCGCTCTGTACAGACATGAACCGCTGGCTAAGATCCTAAGGATGGTGTCATGAAAGCATCATTGACAAGAGCACTGTTTGGTGAAGCAGACGagttgtattttgtttgctaACACAGGAGTATTCTAGCATTCTAATtagtattatttattattatttctcagTCAGTTAATCCACCATTGCTCTGCCCGTTTGCAGGGAGTCACCCAAGGCACGGTACCTTACCTGGGTACCTTCCTCACAGACCTCGTCATGCTGGACACAGCCCTTCAGGACTATCTCGAGGTAATTTGGGGCAATTTTTGGAATCCTACATAtcctccctcccttccagaCACTGTGTCTGGTCCTGTGTCTTCCCCTGGGTTCTAGTGCAGTTCTCAAAAATAGAGGAATCTATTTGAAAAATAGACTCAGGCACACGAGTGCTGTGGTTTATCCTAGAGCTGGAAACAGGTCTTTGCAGAAGCCTTTgctcagggcagctctggccTTTCCCTTGGTGTCGCTACTTCATCCTGTTTGTGATTAACTCAGCCCAGCCTGTGCTCTTCTCCTCTGATCCCTTCTCTGTCCTTCCAACAGGGCGGCCTGATCAACTTTGAGAAGCGGCG is from Columba livia isolate bColLiv1 breed racing homer chromosome 8, bColLiv1.pat.W.v2, whole genome shotgun sequence and encodes:
- the LOC135580149 gene encoding protein FAM184B-like codes for the protein MCGISCGPCCGRARSFPFRNLCVWRCWRRPRRRTPRRKRHEEDVESLHSLEETVPKATKEDVETTEHIEETPERVEETVSKAREEDAETPACIEESPEHTEQTVSKTREEDTETASKVSDEDAETPERIENCLHKATEEDTKAAECIEETPGKPAEEDMETPQSLEDNVRNQPGEDVEVPQSVQESTTEDGAEDAQEGAVDCDTLRRAQIQQTDGEGARWLGAEGDQLPAEHAVSPDETCKSRALKAATLEKLVETLPMAFADNDFTYINTFLSTYRAFASTSTVLELLLDR
- the LOC135580150 gene encoding ral guanine nucleotide dissociation stimulator-like 1; protein product: MPGSDPEKRAQNLLEQFQKEELENDDAFHSLSPCNLDEEEELEISGAQEFSLFQEELVAEQLTYMDATLFKNVVPHHCLGCIWSRRDKQENKHLAQSIRATISQFNAVTNCVVSTVLDSRELKTRQRVKTLEKWIRIARQCRILNNFSSLKAIVSALQSTSVYRLKKTWACVPKDTMLMFEELSEIFSDSDNFATSRELLMKGVTQGTVPYLGTFLTDLVMLDTALQDYLEGGLINFEKRRRFPAFTRN